In the genome of Rhodamnia argentea isolate NSW1041297 chromosome 3, ASM2092103v1, whole genome shotgun sequence, one region contains:
- the LOC115732462 gene encoding peptidyl-prolyl cis-trans isomerase CYP18-1, with protein MSVTLHTNLGDIKCEIFCDEVPKASENFLALCASGYYDGTIFHRNIKGFMIQGGDPTGTGKGGTSIWGKKFNDEIRESLKHNARGILSMANSGPNTNGSQFFITYAKQPHLNGLYTIFGRVIHGFEVLDIMEKTQTGPGDRPLAEIRLNRVTIHANPLAG; from the exons ATG TCTGTCACTCTGCACACGAATCTCGGTGACATCAAGTGCGAGATCTTCTGCGACGAGGTCCCCAAAGCTTCCGAG AACTTTTTGGCACTGTGTGCCAGCGGTTATTATGACGGCACCATATTTCACCGAAATATCAAGGGCTTTATGATTCAAGGTGGTGACCCAACTGGAACAGGCAAAGGTGGAACAAGTATCTGgggcaaaaaatttaatgatgaAATAAGAGAGTCTCTCAAG caCAATGCAAGGGGAATACTCTCAATGGCTAATAGCGGGCCTAACACCAATGGAAGTCAATTTTTCATCACTTACGCAAAGCAGCCACATCTAAATGGACTATACACCATCTTTGGCAGAGTGATTCACGGGTTTGAGGTCCTAGATATCATGGAAAAG ACTCAAACAGGGCCAGGGGACAGACCTCTTGCTGAGATCAGACTCAATCGCGTCACAATTCATGCAAATCCTCTTGCTGGATAG